In Raphanus sativus cultivar WK10039 chromosome 5, ASM80110v3, whole genome shotgun sequence, the following proteins share a genomic window:
- the LOC130494945 gene encoding uncharacterized protein LOC130494945, translating into MVVGPNYVVKSYPRFCTRGYAFTTEKTKRSRTTYDAGVCSASGDDVYYGHIHEILEIKYLGMLGLRCTVFYCDWHDITPDRGVRTDAFGVTSVNSRRKLQYYDPFILASQADQVCYIKYPRIRNRDDPWVTVTRLNPRGRVQGSFELEDPLQPITSSNLSAAEDVAGVGLVVDFTDFAEEAVVHAHDEPVIGEFHQDPDSDSSADDDSESE; encoded by the exons atggtggttggaccaaactatgttgtgaagtcatatccgagattttgtactcgaggatatgcattcacaactGAAAAGACGAAACGTTCGCGTACGACCTATGATGCTGGCGTTTGTTCTGCATCGGGAGATGATGTATACTACGGACACATACATGAGATTTTGGAAATCAAGTATTTGGGCATGCTTGGATTGCGCTGTACtgttttctattgtgattggcACGACATCACTCCAGATCGAGGTGTGAGAACAGATGCATTTGGTGTTACATCAGTTAATTCGAGACGAAAGCtgcaatattatgatcctttcattcttgcttctcaggcCGATCAG gtttgttatatcaaGTACCCCCGGATAAGGaacagagatgatccatgggtTACTGTTACCAGACTCAACCCGAGAGGCCGAGTTCAGGGGAGTTTTGAGCTGGAAGACCCACTACAACCAATCACATCCAGTAACTTAAGTGCAGCAGAAGATGTAGCAGGAGTTGGCCTTgtagtagatttcaccgacttcGCAGAGGAAGCCGTCGTTCACGCACATGATGAACCAGTTattggagagtttcaccaagatccagattcagattcatctgCTGATGATGACTCGGAATCagagtag
- the LOC108862296 gene encoding phosphoribosylformylglycinamidine cyclo-ligase, chloroplastic codes for MEAQILQSSSRCFSSGSTTRYRFSSVSSSSPKPLSVNFPQRTRTTTTSVLSLSKKDDNTESLSYKGSGVDIDAGTELVRRIAKMAPGIGGFGGLFPLGDSYLVAGTDGVGTKLKLAFETGIHHTIGIDLVAMSVNDIVTSGAKPLFFLDYFATSRLDVDLAEKVIKGIVDGCGQSDCALLGGETAEMPDFYAEGEYDLSGFAVGIVKKDSVINGKNIVAGDVLIGLPSSGVHSNGFSLVRKVVARSGLSLKDELPGGSTTLGEALMAPTVIYVKQVLDIISRGGVKGIAHITGGGFTDNIPRVFPDGLGAVIHTDAWELPPLFKWIQQSGRIEDSEMRRTFNLGIGMVMVVSPEAALRILGEAKNGDYVAYRIGEVINGEGVTYQ; via the exons ATGGAAGCTCAAATTTTGCAATCTTCTTCTCGCTGCTTCTCATCCGGCTCCACCACTCGATACCGTTTCTCCTCCgtttcatcatcatctccgAAGCCTCTCTCCGTCAACTTTCCTCAGAGAAcgagaacaacaacaacaagtgTTTTATCCTTGTCCAAGAAAGATGACAACACCGAGAGTCTCAGTTACAAGGGTTCAGGTGTTGATATCGATGCCGGGACCGAGCTCGTTAGAAGAATCGCGAAGATGGCTCCTGGAATCGGCGGATTCGGTGGTCTCTTTCCGTTAG GTGATTCTTATCTCGTAGCTGGTACGGATGGTGTAGGGACTAAACTTAAGTTGGCCTTTGAGACTGGAATCCATCACACCATTGGAATCGACTTG GTTGCTATGAGTGTGAATGATATTGTTACTTCCGGTGCAAAGCCTCTCTTTTTCCTTGATTACTTTGCTACTAGCCGTCTCGATGTGGACCTTGCAGAGAAG GTTATTAAAGGGATTGTTGATGGCTGTGGGCAATCAGACTGTGCTCTCCTAGGTGGAGAG ACTGCAGAGATGCCTGACTTTTACGCAGAGGGAGAGTACGATCTCAGTGGGTTTGCAGTTGGGATAGTGAAGAAAGATTCTGTTATAAACGGGAAAAACATTGTCGCTGGAGATGTACTTATTGGCCTCCCTTCTAGCGGTGTTCATTCCAATGGTTTCTCTTTAGTAAGAAA GGTCGTGGCTCGAAGCGGTCTTTCGCTGAAAGATGAACTTCCAGGTGGATCAACTACCCTTGGAGAAGCTTTAATGGCACCCACTGTCATTTATGTGAAGCag GTACTTGACATAATTAGCAGAGGAGGAGTGAAAGGGATAGCTCATATAACAGGAGGAGGTTTCACAGACAACATTCCCCGTGTCTTCCCTGATGGTTTGGGTGCTGTTATCCACACTGATGCTTGGGAACTTCCACCTTTGTTCAAATGGATCCAACAG TCTGGGAGAATAGAAGACAGTGAGATGCGAAGGACGTTTAACCTGGGAATAGGGATGGTGATGGTGGTTAGCCCAGAGGCTGCCTTGAGAATACTTGGAGAAGCCAAGAATGGAGACTATGTTGCATATCGCATTGGAGAGGTTATAAACGGTGAAGGCGTTACCTATCAATAA
- the LOC108861632 gene encoding protein TONNEAU 1b — protein MDDYTREMMDLKTLVTRTLEKKGVLAKIRAELRASVFEAIEEEDGVIQNNQGGLPPALLGNCNDRARRLHASPSGRLLSALVCEYLDWAQLNHTLKVYHPESNLPKDSWKSELRDFSSNSGYELNINGDSSKPLLLDVLEGFFKFEAIGGSSSRRDSETESSTSLDSRIPPRSSSASDSLPPQRRSIFTSQASGPTSGYSWRYESEDGTEEVMRASSAALENLQLDRKN, from the exons ATGGACGATTACACGAGAGAGATGATGGATCTCAAGACATTGGTCACTCGAACCCTCGAGAAGAAAGGTGTTCTCGCTAAGATCCGG GCTGAGCTACGTGCGAGTGTGTTTGAAGCAATAGAAGAAGAGGATGGAGTGATTCAGAACAACCAAGGCGGCTTGCCTCCAGCTTTGTTGGGAAACTGCAATGATCGTGCTAGGCGTCTTCATGCTTCTCcttcag GCAGGTTGCTATCTGCGTTGGTATGTGAATACTTGGACTGGGCGCAGCTTAACCACACACTCAAAGTTTATCACCCTGAATCTAATTTG CCAAAAGATTCATGGAAGTCTGAGTTACGCGACTTTAGTAGCAACAGTGGCTATGAGCTCAACATAAACGGAGATAGCAGCAAACCACTTCTTCTAGATGTTCTTGAAGGGTTCTTCAAGTTTGAG GCTATAGGTGGTAGTAGTTCAAGGAGAGATTCTGAAACAGAGTCCTCAACAAGCCTTGACTCCAGGATCCCTCCTCGCTCATCATCTGCCTCTGATAGCTTACCTCCTCAACGAAG GTCAATATTTACATCTCAAGCATCAG GCCCTACTTCTGGGTACAGTTGGAGATATGAGAGTGAAGATGGGACAGAAGAGGTAATGAGAGCTTCTTCAGCAGCGCTGGAAAATCTGCAGCTAGATAGAAAAAACTAG
- the LOC108862294 gene encoding uncharacterized protein LOC108862294, which yields MRTSAAVAAASKPPNPLVAFEHKRDAYGFPVRPQHVQRYREYADIYKEEEEERSDRWSSFLEDHHADSTDEPSSENSHAQFSESGKEKEDDKLGAKDVTPDDANGEEGFPDMEKSVHRVQLWTEVRPSLRSIEELMSVRVKKKVDLSKGEQEDPKGKSSPSFDDAKSTKGASENDSEDEFYDVERTDVQDGSSSDGNSVSGIPVAGDATSFSASTCPWKEELEVLIRGGVPMALRGELWQAFVGVKQRRSKDYYQNLLAEDSSGNSIDQEDTQHVDEKGANTESLAVVEKWKGQIEKDLPRTFPGHPALDDDGRNALRRLLTAYARHNPSVGYCQAMNFFAALLLLLMPEENAFWALTGIIDEYFNGYYSEDMIESQVDQLVLEELVRERFPKLVHHLDYLGVQVAWVTGPWFLSIFMNMLPWESVLRVWDVLLFEGNRVMLFRTALALMELYGPALVTTKDAGDAVTLLQSLTGSTFDSSQLVLTACMGYQNVHEIRLQELRSKHRPAVIAALEERSKGLQAFRDSKGIASKLYSFKQDPKSVLVDSSKVSLTNGSLSRSESGSSNADEVLVSLTGDGEVDSVQDLQAQVMWLKAEVCKLLEEKRSALLRAEELEIALMEIVKQDNRRQLSAKVEELEQELAEVQRHLSDKQEQEGAMLQVLMRVEQEQKVTEDARRFAEQDAEAQRYAAQVLQEKYEEAVAALAEMEKRAVMAESMLEATLQYQSGQLKAQPSPRSGNQSPSTRNINDQLPEPPQSRISLLARPFGLGWRDKNKNTTPEKTAEHVNEEKPNAEGKETNAETKDVKLQDAS from the exons ATGAGGACCTCCGCCGCCGTAGCCGCCGCTTCCAAGCCTCCTAATCCACTCGTCGCCTTCGAGCACAAGAG GGATGCGTATGGATTCCCTGTGAGACCTCAACATGTGCAGAGATACAGAGAATATGCTGATATTTACAAG gaggaagaagaagaaagatcgGACAGGTGGAGCAGTTTCTTGGAAGATCATCATGCTGACTCCACTGATGAGCCATCTTCTGAAAATAGTCATGCGCAGTTTAGTGAAAGTGGgaaagaaaaggaagatgaCAAGTTAGGTGCTAAGGATGTAACTCCTGATGATGCGAATGGAGAAGAAGGTTTCCCTGACATGGAGAAGAGTGTTCACAGAGTTCAGTTATGGACTGAGGTTAGACCGTCTCTGCGGTCAATTGAAGAGTTGATGAGTGTCCGTGTCAAGAAGAAGGTGGATTTATCGAAAGGCGAGCAAGAGGATCCGAAGGGAAAATCTTCACCCTCATTTGATGATGCCAAATCTACCAAGGGAGCTTCTGAGAATGATTCTGAAGACGAGTTTTATGATGTTGAAAGGACGGATGTTCAGGATGGTTCGTCTTCTGATGGTAATAGTGTCTCTGGCATCCCTGTGGCTGGTGATGCTACTTCTTTCTCAGCGTCTACATGTCCCTGGAAGGAAGAACTTGAAGTACTCATCCGAGGTGGTGTACCCATGGCTCTGAGGGGGGAG CTATGGCAAGCATTTGTTGGTGTGAAGCAACGACGTAGCAAAGATTATTACCAAAACCTTCTTGCTGAAGATAGTTCTGGAAACAGCATAGATCAGGAGGATACGCAGCATGTTGATGAGAAAGGTGCAAATACAGAGTCCCTTGCTGTTGTGGAAAAGTGGAAAGGACAGATAGAAAAG GACTTGCCTCGGACGTTTCCAGGCCATCCTGCACTAGATGATGATGGTAGAAATGCTCTGCGGCGTTTGCTTACTGCTTATGCCAGGCATAATCCTTCTGTTGGATACTGCCAG GCTATGAATTTCTTTGCTGCTCTTTTGTTGCTGTTAATGCCCGAAGAGAATGCGTTTTG GGCACTGACAGGAATCATTGATGAATACTTCAATGGTTATTATTCAGAAGATATGATTGAGTCCCAG GTTGATCAACTAGTTCTGGAGGAGTTGGTTCGAGAAAGATTTCCGAAATTGG TTCATCATCTGGATTATCTTGGAGTGCAAGTAGCTTGGGTTACAGGGCCATGGTTTCTTTCCATCTTCATGAATATGCTTCCCTGGGAAAGTG TTCTTAGAGTCTGGGATGTGCTTCTCTTTGAAGGAAATCGTGTTATGCTTTTCAGAACAGCACTCGCATTGATGGAACTATATG GTCCTGCATTAGTTACAACGAAAGATGCGGGAGACGCTGTTACTTTGCTACAATCACTGACTGGATCAACATTTGATAGTAGCCAGCTCGTTTTAACTGCCTGCATGGGTTACCAAAACGTACATGAAATAAGATTGCAGGAGTTGCGAAGCAAGCATAGGCCAGCGGTGATAGCTGCACTTGAGGAACGATCAAAGGGGCTTCAAGCTTTTAGGGATTCTAAGGGCATTGCCTCCAAACTATATAGCTTTAAGCAAGACCCAAAATCTGTTTTGGTGGATTCTAGCAAAGTCTCATTGACAAATGGGAGTTTGTCTCGATCCGAGTCAGGATCAAGTAATGCGGATGAAGTGTTAGTTAGCCTGACTGGGGACGGGGAGGTAGATTCTGTTCAAGATCTTCAAGCGCAG GTTATGTGGTTGAAGGCCGAAGTCTGCAAGTTGCTTGAAGAGAAAAGATCAGCTCTACTTAG AGCTGAAGAGTTGGAGATTGCTCTCATGGAGATTGTCAAGCAAGATAACCGGCGTCAATTGAGTGCCAAG GTGGAAGAGTTAGAGCAAGAGCTGGCTGAAGTTCAAAGGCACCTCTCTGATAAGCAGGAACAAGAAGGTGCAATGCTGCAG GTCTTGATGCGAGTGGAGCAAGAACAAAAGGTAACAGAAGATGCACGAAGATTTGCTGAGCAGGATGCAGAAGCGCAGAGATATGCTGCTCAAGTTTTGCAG GAAAAATATGAGGAAGCAGTTGCTGCACTCGCTGAGATGGAGAAGAGAGCGGTGATGGCAGAGTCCATGCTTGAAGCCACTTTGCAGTATCAATCTGGCCAACTCAAAGCACAACCTTCACCACG GTCAGGAAACCAAAGTCCGTCTACCAGAAACATTAATGATCAGTTACCGGAACCTCCTCAAAGCCGGATCAGTTTGCTAGCACGTCCATTTGGACTAGGGTGGCGAGACAAGAACAAG AACACAACACCTGAGAAAACTGCGGAGCATGTTAATGAGGAGAAGCCAAATGCAGAGGGAAAAGAAACCAACGCTGAAACAAAAGACGTTAAACTCCAAGACGCTTCCTAG
- the LOC108805197 gene encoding CDP-diacylglycerol--glycerol-3-phosphate 3-phosphatidyltransferase 2, producing MGEEEDSVTVDQNSCKVLTLPTLLTLGRVAAVPILVATFYVDCWWGRTATTSLFIAAAITDWLDGYIARKMRLGSAFGAFLDPVADKLMVAATLILLCTKPMDALVLGPVPWLVTVPSIAIIGREITMSAVREWAASQNGKLSKAVAVNSLGKWKTATQMIALTILLASRDSSFERLLPSGIGLLYVSAGLSIWSLVVYMRQIMRVLLKK from the exons atgggtgaagaagaagactccGTGACGGTGGATCAGAACAGTTGCAAAGTGCTTACATTGCCCACCTTGTTAACCCTTGGCCGTGTAGCTGCCGTTCCGATCCTCGTCGCGA CGTTTTACGTTGATTGTTGGTGGGGGAGAACTGCCACAACAAGTCTTTTCATTGCAGCCGCCATTACAGATTGGCTTGACGGATATATTGCACGGAAG ATGAGATTAGGTTCTGCTTTTGGTGCTTTTTTGGATCCAGTGGCTGATAAG CTTATGGTAGCAGCAACATTGATATTGCTGTGTACTAAACCTATGGACGCTCTTGTCTTAGGACCAGTTCCATGGTTAGTGACAGTACCTTCCATTGCCATTATTGGTAGAGAG ATTACTATGTCAGCAGTAAGAGAATGGGCTGCGTCTCAAAATGGCAAGCTTTCCAAG GCTGTTGCTGTAAATAGCTTGGGAAAGTGGAAAACTGCAACGCAGATGATAGCGCTAACCATACTGCTTGCAAGCCGAGATAGCAGTTTTGAGAGGCTATTACCTTCGGGTATTGGGTTGCTCTATGTATCTGCAGGGCTCTCTATATGGTCTTTAGTTGTTTATATGAGACAGATTATGAGAGTACTGCTAAAGAAGTAG